The following are encoded in a window of Halalkalicoccus jeotgali B3 genomic DNA:
- a CDS encoding ABC transporter permease, which yields MPLSTGSETASGMRGVYLQLRKYRWFRLLILIGLPMFVLAAFFVVPLFFMVGLSFLDGLPPGAGITLDNYLGVVDSVYLSVLWRTFVLTAQTTLLVSVLGYTLAYSMVRFSKHTTFFLLLVVLPFWTNYIVRMYALITVFQNGGALSWLMNAVGLANGDFGILYTNHAVFLGLSYVWLPLATLPFYASLTNLDTDLIDAAKDLGAGPIKAFVTVTLPMTYTGIMAGVVLVAIPAFGSFVTPELLGGTNQVMIGNIIDQQFNQAFNWPFGSALGIIVSAFMVLILAVSALGGNSISRTGDVE from the coding sequence ATGCCACTCTCGACTGGATCTGAAACTGCATCAGGTATGCGAGGTGTCTACCTCCAACTTCGCAAGTATCGGTGGTTCCGCCTGCTGATTCTAATCGGACTGCCGATGTTTGTCTTGGCTGCGTTTTTTGTTGTTCCGCTATTCTTCATGGTTGGGCTCTCATTTCTCGATGGTCTCCCACCCGGAGCGGGCATAACACTTGACAACTATCTCGGGGTCGTTGATAGCGTTTATCTGAGTGTCCTTTGGCGAACATTTGTTTTGACAGCACAGACGACACTATTAGTGAGTGTGCTCGGCTATACGCTTGCCTATAGTATGGTTCGGTTCAGTAAGCATACAACTTTCTTCCTTCTCTTAGTCGTTCTGCCGTTCTGGACGAATTATATTGTCCGAATGTACGCATTGATTACAGTCTTTCAGAATGGTGGTGCATTGAGTTGGCTAATGAACGCTGTTGGTCTTGCTAACGGCGATTTCGGAATCTTGTATACAAACCATGCCGTGTTCCTCGGTTTATCCTATGTTTGGCTCCCACTTGCAACGCTGCCATTCTATGCGTCACTGACAAACCTTGATACGGATCTAATCGACGCTGCAAAAGATCTTGGAGCCGGACCAATCAAAGCGTTTGTCACTGTCACCCTCCCGATGACGTATACTGGAATTATGGCAGGTGTCGTGCTTGTTGCGATTCCAGCCTTTGGTTCGTTCGTGACGCCGGAGCTTCTCGGTGGGACTAATCAAGTGATGATCGGGAATATTATTGACCAACAGTTCAACCAAGCGTTTAACTGGCCCTTTGGCTCAGCACTCGGAATTATTGTTTCTGCGTTTATGGTATTAATCTTGGCAGTAAGTGCACTAGGTGGGAATAGTATATCGAGAACGGGTGATGTAGAATGA
- the ggt gene encoding gamma-glutamyltransferase, whose protein sequence is MDPNLDRFSSRRSTVYGKRGVVSTSQPLAAEAGIAIMRDGGNAFDAAVATAAALNVVEPTSTGLGGDVFALYRTADGDVGAMRACGGAPAGATIEAVREAVADDDSSEVADPASVEMPETGAHAVTVPGTARGWEATADRFGTFDLGRLLQPAIRYATDGYPVSEVVSAQWQHGEDLFKTDHAREAFLFDGSAPETGQHVTLPKLGASLELIAEEGADVVYDGEIAEAIATEVQKEGGFLTVDDLAAFEVEWPEPVSTTYNDAEVFELPPNNQGLIALEALNIAEELGAGEYDRNSPERIHALVEAMKLAFHDGHHYITDPEYADHPPLGSKDWARRRAQSVGETTNNDVSVGVPNANAEDADTVLLTVADDEGNVVSYINSRFAGFGSGVVAGETGIALQNRGSSFSLDKNHPNSLEPGKRPFHTLIPGLVQFGEDDWAGFGVMGGYMQPQGHVQLISNIVDYGMPLQRALDEPRWRYREDGQLAVEPHFDTSVVAKLVRKEHDICILSSGMFGGAQIARNEQGVLSGATEPRKDGNAQGY, encoded by the coding sequence ATGGATCCTAATCTGGATCGATTTTCCTCTCGCCGTTCAACCGTCTACGGAAAGCGCGGTGTTGTTTCGACGAGCCAACCCCTCGCAGCAGAAGCAGGAATCGCAATCATGCGTGACGGTGGCAATGCCTTTGACGCAGCGGTCGCGACCGCTGCAGCACTCAACGTTGTCGAACCAACCTCGACTGGATTAGGTGGCGACGTGTTCGCACTCTACCGAACTGCCGATGGTGATGTCGGTGCGATGCGTGCCTGTGGCGGCGCTCCTGCTGGCGCGACGATCGAGGCCGTTCGCGAGGCAGTCGCCGACGATGATTCCTCGGAGGTTGCGGATCCTGCGAGCGTCGAGATGCCTGAAACGGGTGCGCACGCGGTGACTGTCCCTGGGACTGCCCGTGGTTGGGAGGCCACTGCGGATCGCTTCGGGACTTTCGATCTCGGTCGATTGCTCCAGCCCGCAATCCGGTACGCAACGGACGGGTATCCAGTCTCGGAGGTTGTCTCGGCTCAATGGCAACACGGAGAGGACCTGTTCAAGACTGACCACGCTCGCGAGGCGTTCCTCTTCGATGGTTCCGCCCCGGAAACCGGTCAGCACGTTACGCTCCCGAAACTCGGCGCATCACTGGAGTTGATCGCTGAGGAGGGTGCCGACGTCGTTTATGACGGCGAAATAGCTGAGGCAATTGCGACAGAAGTTCAAAAAGAAGGTGGCTTCTTGACCGTCGACGATCTCGCCGCCTTTGAAGTCGAGTGGCCAGAACCCGTCTCAACGACGTACAACGATGCGGAGGTATTCGAACTCCCGCCGAATAATCAGGGGCTGATCGCCTTAGAAGCGCTCAACATTGCCGAGGAGCTTGGTGCAGGCGAGTACGATCGAAACTCCCCGGAGCGAATCCATGCCCTCGTCGAGGCAATGAAACTCGCATTCCATGACGGACATCACTATATCACGGATCCCGAGTACGCCGACCATCCCCCGCTCGGGTCGAAAGACTGGGCCAGACGTCGCGCTCAGTCCGTCGGTGAGACCACAAACAATGACGTTTCGGTTGGAGTCCCGAATGCCAACGCAGAGGACGCTGATACAGTCCTGCTGACCGTTGCTGACGACGAAGGCAACGTGGTTTCATACATCAACTCGCGGTTCGCCGGCTTCGGGTCGGGGGTCGTCGCCGGCGAGACGGGGATCGCACTACAGAACCGTGGGTCGTCGTTTTCGCTTGATAAGAACCATCCCAATAGCCTCGAACCAGGCAAGCGTCCGTTTCACACGCTTATTCCCGGTCTCGTCCAGTTTGGAGAAGACGACTGGGCCGGTTTTGGTGTGATGGGTGGGTACATGCAGCCACAAGGCCACGTCCAGCTGATCAGCAATATTGTCGATTATGGCATGCCCCTACAACGTGCCTTAGACGAGCCCCGGTGGCGCTACCGAGAGGACGGCCAACTTGCAGTTGAGCCGCATTTCGACACCAGCGTGGTTGCGAAGCTCGTACGGAAAGAGCACGACATCTGTATCCTTTCATCCGGTATGTTCGGCGGCGCCCAGATCGCCCGTAACGAGCAAGGCGTCCTTTCGGGTGCGACCGAGCCGCGCAAGGATGGGAACGCTCAGGGCTACTGA
- a CDS encoding ABC transporter permease translates to MVLVLIGLWAPIALVAFMSFAEGGVLTFPPDGLTTHWYRDFLGNGSAIQSIITTLQVSLIVTPITVSLATVFSYGISRYEFRGKGLTQIAISLPLIVPLVVTGIALTLFFGFLNLGSGYFAVVVSHVVRTLPFAALIILPTFLTFDTRLEEASQDLGATEIETFFKVTLPNTFPGLVAGGLLAFTISFNEFVYTYFVAGTGTETMPLYLWNQIQFSATPEVNVLSVIFLLVAIATVLIAVLFTNVERITTQT, encoded by the coding sequence ATGGTGCTCGTACTGATCGGTCTATGGGCACCTATCGCCCTTGTCGCATTTATGTCATTTGCTGAAGGTGGAGTCCTCACATTCCCTCCAGATGGTCTCACTACACACTGGTACCGTGATTTCCTTGGGAATGGTTCTGCGATTCAGTCAATCATTACGACCTTGCAAGTTAGTCTTATCGTGACACCGATAACGGTCTCACTTGCAACAGTATTCTCATACGGTATCAGTCGGTATGAGTTCCGTGGGAAGGGACTTACTCAAATAGCGATTTCCTTGCCACTAATCGTTCCTCTCGTCGTAACGGGGATCGCACTAACGCTATTCTTTGGCTTTCTTAATCTCGGTAGTGGTTACTTCGCTGTTGTCGTCTCACATGTTGTCCGAACGCTTCCATTCGCAGCGCTCATTATCCTTCCTACATTCCTGACGTTTGATACACGTCTCGAAGAAGCCTCGCAGGATCTTGGTGCGACTGAAATAGAGACATTTTTTAAAGTTACACTTCCTAACACATTCCCAGGACTTGTTGCCGGTGGTCTGCTTGCGTTTACAATCTCCTTCAACGAATTCGTCTATACCTACTTTGTTGCGGGAACTGGGACAGAGACCATGCCGCTGTATCTCTGGAACCAGATCCAGTTCTCAGCAACACCAGAGGTCAACGTTCTAAGTGTGATATTTCTGCTCGTTGCGATCGCGACTGTACTGATTGCCGTCCTCTTTACCAACGTCGAACGCATTACAACGCAGACCTGA
- a CDS encoding Zn-dependent hydrolase: protein MTLVDTERFEKTYEKYSEIGRTDRDGLHRLTLSETDAAVRDLFVADLEDLGLDIRIDEIGNIFGRRDGTKPNAAPVLIGSHLDSQPYGGRYDGQLGVLAALETLRLFEDRDIDTSRPVEIVNWTNEEGSRFKPALMGSGVFTDKFETEEILSNTDRDGISVEAALQNIGYDGESPAKPMEDIHAYLEVHIEQGPVLEQNETNVGIVDGVFGMSWLEATIYGEADHAGPSPIHSRNDALVAAADAVTAIRRLSNRFSDDVVTTVGEFSVSPDSINVVPDEVTFSIDLRSYDDDTVARGVEHIEKELETVCEREGTEFELEELWRIPHTEFSPTVCDIVTEAATESDCSYQRIIGGAGHDANYLNDITDAALLFVPSVDGKTHNEAEFTEWEDILAGVDVFARATNQLADQN, encoded by the coding sequence GTGACACTAGTCGACACAGAACGTTTCGAAAAGACCTACGAGAAGTATTCCGAGATCGGACGAACAGACCGAGATGGTCTCCATCGTCTCACTCTTAGTGAGACTGATGCAGCGGTACGCGATCTATTTGTTGCTGATCTTGAGGACCTTGGACTCGATATTCGAATTGACGAAATTGGGAATATATTCGGCCGCCGAGATGGGACCAAACCTAATGCCGCACCAGTTCTTATCGGATCACATCTAGATTCACAGCCTTACGGGGGGCGCTATGATGGACAGCTTGGCGTTCTTGCTGCACTAGAAACGCTTCGCCTGTTTGAAGATAGAGATATCGACACATCACGACCGGTAGAAATAGTTAATTGGACTAATGAAGAAGGAAGTCGATTCAAACCTGCTCTAATGGGGAGTGGAGTCTTCACTGATAAGTTTGAAACCGAGGAGATTCTCTCTAATACAGATCGAGACGGTATCTCGGTTGAGGCAGCACTGCAGAATATCGGATACGATGGAGAGAGCCCAGCCAAACCGATGGAGGACATTCATGCATATCTTGAGGTGCATATTGAGCAGGGGCCGGTATTAGAGCAAAATGAAACAAATGTCGGAATTGTCGATGGCGTATTTGGAATGTCATGGCTTGAAGCAACGATCTACGGTGAGGCGGACCATGCAGGACCGTCGCCTATTCATAGCCGGAATGATGCGTTAGTTGCGGCAGCCGATGCCGTTACTGCCATTCGGCGATTATCTAATCGCTTTTCAGACGACGTGGTTACAACGGTTGGTGAGTTTTCAGTTTCCCCAGACTCAATCAACGTTGTTCCAGATGAGGTCACCTTCTCAATTGACTTACGGAGCTACGATGATGATACTGTTGCCCGTGGTGTCGAACATATCGAAAAAGAGCTGGAAACCGTCTGTGAACGTGAAGGGACAGAATTTGAGTTGGAGGAACTCTGGCGAATTCCGCACACGGAGTTTTCGCCTACTGTGTGCGATATTGTTACTGAGGCAGCAACGGAATCGGACTGCAGTTATCAGCGGATAATTGGTGGCGCTGGCCACGATGCAAATTATCTAAATGATATTACTGACGCGGCCTTACTATTTGTACCGAGTGTAGACGGTAAAACTCATAACGAAGCGGAATTCACCGAATGGGAGGATATACTTGCAGGTGTTGATGTGTTTGCCCGAGCGACTAACCAACTGGCGGATCAAAACTAG
- a CDS encoding ABC transporter substrate-binding protein: MSQDNTNRTAFDRRSVLKAGGIGSVTVLAGCLGGDPTENNNGEGSTVLMDVEEIPTDEYEEELNVWNWYVQWAEWASESFGEEFDVNPTVEGYSQPSQWFAQLQSGNHNIDHIGTTGEWAGRASESGFLAEIPVDRLPNWEHLDSNFTDPIVENLSGENGGVYAVPHSINVFPALVYNNEYFDSEPDSWDILWDEEFADQMALMVHYASAAGKLGALYTGQDPNDPDDFDEIEEVLINQKDLVVTYASEHESHMQSFINEEVILGTHTSGRINIANFSHDADHVSWTVPEAGSLFGTDSIVIPADAPHPRATLNFLNYVISEDSFREFVNIMNYKVPHEDIESLLSDDDRIDDGLVEAIQWNDINVDNLYWNGPLDDEVEQRYDEIWTNVQAA; encoded by the coding sequence GTGAGTCAAGATAACACGAACCGCACTGCTTTTGATCGGCGATCTGTTCTCAAAGCAGGCGGTATCGGATCTGTAACCGTTCTTGCGGGCTGCTTAGGCGGAGATCCAACTGAAAACAATAATGGAGAGGGATCAACAGTTCTCATGGATGTTGAAGAAATTCCTACCGATGAATACGAGGAAGAACTCAATGTCTGGAACTGGTATGTTCAATGGGCTGAGTGGGCTTCTGAATCATTTGGCGAGGAGTTTGATGTCAATCCAACGGTGGAAGGATATTCCCAACCTAGCCAATGGTTCGCCCAACTCCAGTCTGGAAATCACAATATCGACCATATTGGGACAACCGGCGAATGGGCTGGCCGAGCATCTGAATCAGGATTCCTCGCCGAAATCCCTGTTGACCGGTTACCAAACTGGGAGCATTTAGATAGTAACTTCACCGATCCGATTGTTGAGAATTTGAGCGGTGAGAACGGTGGTGTATATGCTGTGCCCCATTCGATCAACGTGTTCCCTGCACTTGTATACAACAACGAATATTTCGATAGTGAGCCGGATTCATGGGACATCCTTTGGGATGAAGAGTTTGCTGACCAGATGGCGTTGATGGTCCACTACGCATCGGCTGCTGGAAAACTCGGGGCCCTCTATACTGGCCAAGATCCAAATGATCCGGATGACTTTGATGAAATTGAAGAAGTCCTCATTAACCAGAAAGACTTGGTCGTGACCTACGCCTCGGAGCACGAAAGCCATATGCAGTCATTTATCAATGAAGAAGTTATTCTTGGGACACATACTAGTGGACGGATAAATATTGCTAATTTTTCGCATGATGCAGATCATGTCTCATGGACTGTTCCTGAGGCCGGATCGCTCTTCGGAACAGATTCAATCGTAATTCCGGCTGATGCGCCACATCCACGGGCAACACTCAACTTCCTAAATTACGTGATTAGTGAGGACTCATTCCGAGAATTCGTTAATATCATGAATTATAAAGTCCCCCACGAGGACATTGAATCTCTTCTTTCAGATGACGATCGAATTGACGATGGGCTTGTTGAAGCTATTCAATGGAATGACATTAATGTTGACAATCTTTACTGGAATGGACCGCTTGATGACGAAGTTGAACAGCGATACGACGAAATTTGGACTAACGTCCAAGCCGCGTAA
- a CDS encoding ABC transporter ATP-binding protein: MSSETSVAVENLRKEYGDLTAVKDANFELATGEFVSILGPSGSGKSTILRMIAGFESATSGTVTVAGFDITNDPPFERNTNMVFQDLALFPHLTVGENIEYGLKQQGIKKDERKQSIKEMLTMVQLEGYADRDISELSGGEQQRVALARSIVNEPEVVLFDEPLASLDRKLRQHMQFELQRIQEETGITFLYVTHDQEIALSISDRMVILNDGHIEQVGSVEELYETPATQFVADFLGDINAIQVHVTQLSDNTVTFTADNLTLTCDQGDVTLPGNTNLQEGDHGTVAIRPHNVRLSADPSEGLISGRVQNRMYRGNETAYIVATDWDEFLVIDDTLGTTLDIGTTVSLGWDMNDVFVFVTSEEVSKEAR; encoded by the coding sequence ATGTCCAGTGAGACATCAGTAGCAGTTGAAAATCTCCGAAAAGAGTACGGAGATTTGACTGCAGTTAAGGATGCGAATTTCGAGCTTGCGACAGGGGAATTCGTTTCGATTCTTGGACCAAGCGGGTCTGGAAAATCAACCATTCTTCGTATGATTGCTGGTTTTGAATCAGCGACGTCTGGAACAGTCACGGTTGCCGGATTTGATATTACCAATGATCCACCTTTTGAGCGGAATACTAATATGGTGTTTCAAGATCTTGCGCTATTCCCTCATCTCACTGTCGGTGAAAATATTGAATACGGACTCAAGCAACAAGGAATCAAAAAAGACGAACGAAAGCAATCAATTAAAGAGATGCTGACGATGGTACAGCTTGAAGGGTACGCAGATCGCGATATCAGCGAACTCAGTGGTGGTGAGCAACAGCGAGTCGCGCTTGCCCGGTCAATTGTCAACGAACCAGAGGTCGTCCTCTTCGACGAGCCACTCGCATCACTTGACCGGAAGCTTCGCCAACATATGCAGTTTGAATTGCAGCGAATCCAAGAAGAGACTGGGATTACATTTCTCTATGTAACTCATGATCAGGAAATCGCACTCTCAATCTCTGATAGAATGGTCATTCTAAACGATGGGCACATTGAACAGGTCGGGTCAGTTGAAGAACTCTATGAGACGCCTGCTACCCAATTCGTCGCCGACTTCCTTGGAGATATTAATGCGATTCAGGTTCATGTAACACAACTCTCTGACAACACTGTGACGTTTACTGCAGACAATCTTACACTCACGTGTGACCAAGGGGATGTGACATTGCCTGGAAACACAAACCTACAGGAAGGAGATCATGGGACGGTCGCAATCCGTCCGCATAATGTCCGTCTCTCGGCGGATCCATCAGAGGGGCTTATCTCTGGTAGAGTGCAAAACCGGATGTATCGCGGAAACGAAACCGCCTATATCGTTGCGACAGACTGGGACGAATTCCTCGTTATCGATGATACGCTCGGTACAACACTCGATATTGGTACAACTGTGTCCTTGGGGTGGGATATGAATGATGTATTCGTGTTTGTTACTTCAGAGGAAGTATCTAAGGAGGCCCGCTAG
- a CDS encoding PD-(D/E)XK nuclease family protein — translation MTQNTLTRHFDELQSQLERLPETDEPPPTTLQLLGQSRQEGDWQRFLAYFLSPKEPHGLDYAAVEQFLQGLSDRDDINFEFSRFDLEDINVATEVPIPNGRLDVLIWCEEEWFVLCELKIDSAEGDGQTPKYTTTETFQNIDLDPADVPEDRRHYLYVTPDRSLPTSPVFVAIGWSWIAAQLRAVQKSDYGSYPARTTGQLDDFIDTIETELTMTDHERNETEKASLYVDYYDEIDEVQGAFQNGWNDLINTWGRRLATTLDAAQLVEGPEGVPPVPDEDVLLQLPDGEGRRRYWLCRQANGKWSWLFPTEWWTHLDRGEPVYRNEKPNARIGFLHRPEFDRETVLGDHELTFYLRNAPSGNDKFYPRFAERFNSDDRIAAALPERSERRSRKSNVVEGTYEIDIDEHDSLFSGYIAALATAVDDHIVSNPSLIGRIDELYEETLAEVLASDSA, via the coding sequence GTGACTCAGAACACCCTTACTCGGCATTTTGACGAACTCCAGTCTCAACTAGAGCGACTTCCAGAGACAGATGAACCGCCTCCGACGACGCTCCAACTCCTTGGGCAGAGTCGACAAGAAGGTGATTGGCAGCGTTTCCTTGCCTATTTCCTCTCGCCGAAGGAACCCCACGGGCTTGACTACGCCGCGGTAGAGCAGTTCCTACAGGGGCTGAGTGACCGAGACGATATCAACTTCGAATTCTCGCGATTCGACCTCGAAGACATCAATGTGGCGACCGAAGTCCCGATTCCAAATGGTCGGCTCGACGTTCTAATCTGGTGTGAAGAAGAGTGGTTCGTCCTCTGTGAGTTGAAGATCGACTCCGCAGAGGGTGACGGACAAACACCGAAATACACCACTACCGAGACGTTCCAGAACATTGACTTAGATCCTGCTGACGTCCCGGAAGATCGTCGGCACTACCTCTATGTCACACCTGACCGATCACTACCTACGTCGCCTGTCTTTGTCGCTATTGGGTGGTCGTGGATCGCCGCACAACTCCGGGCCGTTCAAAAATCGGATTACGGCAGCTATCCAGCGCGTACAACCGGGCAACTAGACGACTTTATTGATACGATCGAAACTGAACTCACGATGACTGATCACGAACGGAATGAGACTGAAAAGGCTAGCCTGTACGTCGACTACTACGACGAAATTGACGAAGTCCAGGGTGCATTCCAGAACGGGTGGAATGACCTCATCAATACCTGGGGGCGCCGACTCGCTACCACTCTTGATGCTGCTCAACTCGTCGAGGGCCCTGAAGGTGTCCCACCGGTACCCGATGAGGACGTACTGCTTCAGCTTCCAGACGGAGAGGGTCGTCGCCGTTACTGGCTGTGTCGCCAAGCGAACGGCAAGTGGTCATGGCTGTTCCCAACCGAGTGGTGGACCCACTTAGACCGTGGTGAACCAGTCTACCGAAACGAAAAGCCCAACGCACGTATCGGATTCCTTCACCGCCCGGAGTTCGACCGAGAGACCGTGCTTGGCGATCACGAGTTGACGTTCTACCTCCGAAATGCACCCTCCGGCAATGACAAATTCTATCCGCGATTCGCGGAACGATTCAATTCGGATGATAGGATCGCTGCTGCCCTCCCAGAGAGATCTGAGCGGCGCAGTCGAAAATCGAACGTCGTCGAGGGTACCTACGAGATCGATATTGACGAACATGACAGCCTGTTCTCTGGCTATATTGCTGCATTAGCCACTGCTGTCGACGACCACATCGTGTCGAATCCTTCCTTGATTGGACGGATCGATGAACTCTATGAGGAAACTCTTGCAGAGGTTCTTGCAAGTGACTCTGCGTGA
- a CDS encoding aspartate aminotransferase family protein, whose amino-acid sequence MASMPNIDTLHFSEEPNVDTVPGPKSRSLLDQQVEIDSAAVAYPKRIPIALEEAKGATIRDVDGNTFLDFFAGIGVLNVGHSNPYVLEGTREQLGKITHTIDFPTEARLDLIEKLREIAPGGLAGSSNVVFGGPSGSDAIEGSIKLAKHNTGRHGLLAFEGAYHGATSGALSLTAGKKYKKGYTPLLSDVVHAPYPTVPTEQERDQALKAVRQKFEDPYGGTEDPAGIWVEPIQGEGGVVVPPEGFLKGLRKIADDNDALLIVDEIQTGLGRTGEWFGSDHFDVTPDAITMAKSLGGSGLPIGAMVYHEKFDTWDAGGHIGTFRGNTPAMVGGLRAIEYIEAHDLLAHATDVGEYLRGRFREVSEVTDRIVDVRGRGLFIGVEFVDESGEPDANVVKEIQTECFENGVLVWSAGRYGNVLRIIPPLVLTKKQAEVGSDIVCEGIQSVLKTR is encoded by the coding sequence ATGGCTTCTATGCCAAATATTGACACGCTCCATTTTAGCGAAGAACCAAATGTGGATACAGTGCCAGGGCCAAAATCGCGTTCACTGCTGGATCAGCAAGTCGAAATTGACAGTGCTGCGGTAGCATATCCAAAGCGCATTCCCATTGCACTCGAAGAAGCGAAAGGAGCAACGATCCGTGATGTGGACGGTAATACGTTTCTCGATTTCTTTGCGGGAATCGGTGTGTTGAACGTAGGCCACTCAAATCCATATGTTCTAGAGGGAACGCGTGAGCAGTTGGGAAAGATCACGCATACAATTGATTTCCCGACTGAAGCTCGTCTCGATCTCATTGAGAAGTTGCGTGAGATCGCCCCAGGTGGACTTGCTGGCTCAAGCAATGTCGTATTCGGTGGGCCTAGTGGGAGTGATGCAATTGAGGGCTCTATCAAACTGGCTAAGCACAACACTGGACGCCATGGGTTACTTGCGTTTGAAGGAGCATATCATGGAGCGACATCGGGAGCATTGAGTCTCACTGCTGGAAAAAAGTACAAAAAGGGATACACACCGCTCCTTTCGGACGTCGTTCACGCACCGTATCCGACCGTTCCAACCGAACAGGAACGTGATCAGGCTCTCAAAGCAGTGCGCCAGAAATTCGAAGATCCGTATGGAGGGACTGAAGATCCAGCGGGGATCTGGGTCGAACCGATTCAAGGCGAAGGTGGTGTTGTTGTTCCGCCAGAGGGGTTCCTCAAAGGACTTCGCAAAATTGCCGATGACAATGATGCGTTGCTGATTGTCGATGAAATCCAAACAGGGCTTGGACGGACGGGCGAGTGGTTTGGGAGTGATCATTTTGACGTAACTCCTGATGCAATAACAATGGCGAAATCATTGGGTGGATCTGGACTTCCGATCGGAGCGATGGTATACCATGAGAAATTCGATACATGGGATGCTGGTGGTCATATTGGAACATTCCGTGGGAACACACCGGCGATGGTTGGAGGACTTCGAGCGATTGAGTATATCGAGGCTCACGATCTCTTAGCACATGCGACCGATGTCGGCGAATATCTCCGAGGACGGTTTAGAGAGGTTTCGGAAGTAACCGATCGAATTGTTGATGTTCGGGGTCGGGGCCTGTTTATTGGTGTGGAGTTTGTCGATGAAAGCGGCGAACCGGATGCAAACGTAGTCAAGGAGATCCAGACGGAATGCTTCGAAAACGGTGTATTGGTCTGGAGTGCTGGACGATACGGGAATGTATTGCGGATTATCCCACCACTTGTACTGACCAAAAAGCAAGCGGAAGTCGGGAGTGATATCGTTTGCGAGGGAATTCAGAGCGTTCTCAAGACTCGCTAA
- a CDS encoding ArgE/DapE family deacylase: MSELDKTIIAHIQEREDELLDLVTNLVRARSDKGNEKGAQEVVIDELETLGIEPDVWVPDVEQLRDHPAYFDTATYEDYGYDDRPNVAGTIDGEGDGRSLTLSGHVDVVSVDDLDKWTYDPWDTTIEDGRIYGRGTTDMKGGVAANIFAAKTLHDLGIELNGDFTIQTTVDEEAGGTGGVLSALERGYQPDAAIITEPYLIPNIGVASAGVMYFRVTVTGKAAHAARGFQGTNSAVKAAALIQALDELDQQRKADISFEPAVKQYPNAEGSVTNLNIGVVDAGDWPSTVPSKTVLECRIGWPPGETREEVREQVESVIADVTEDDSWLSEHPPELEWYGWSAEPHEVDSDEEIVQLAKEHAEAITGQTGSFVGGLAGLDERFYNHYYDIPCPSVGPRGDNIHGADEYAEIDSLVQTAQTVALAAVDWCGVAEQ; this comes from the coding sequence ATGAGCGAGTTAGATAAGACAATAATTGCACATATCCAAGAACGGGAAGATGAACTCCTTGACCTCGTCACCAACCTCGTTAGAGCGCGCAGCGACAAAGGGAACGAAAAAGGTGCCCAAGAGGTCGTCATTGATGAACTCGAGACTCTAGGAATAGAGCCGGATGTATGGGTGCCTGATGTTGAGCAGCTCCGCGACCACCCCGCATACTTTGATACCGCAACTTACGAAGACTACGGCTATGATGATCGACCAAACGTCGCCGGAACAATCGATGGGGAAGGGGACGGGCGCTCGCTTACGCTCTCTGGTCATGTTGATGTCGTCTCAGTCGACGATCTCGATAAGTGGACCTACGATCCATGGGATACAACGATTGAGGACGGGCGCATCTACGGACGCGGAACTACGGATATGAAAGGAGGCGTTGCAGCAAATATTTTCGCAGCAAAAACGCTTCACGACCTTGGCATCGAACTCAATGGCGACTTCACTATCCAAACGACGGTCGACGAGGAAGCTGGTGGTACCGGTGGCGTACTCTCGGCCTTAGAACGAGGCTATCAACCCGACGCTGCGATCATCACTGAACCATATCTCATCCCAAATATCGGTGTCGCAAGTGCCGGCGTTATGTATTTTCGTGTAACTGTAACTGGGAAGGCAGCACACGCTGCACGGGGATTCCAAGGAACGAACTCTGCAGTTAAAGCTGCTGCACTAATACAAGCGCTTGATGAACTCGATCAGCAGCGCAAAGCGGATATTTCGTTCGAACCAGCTGTCAAACAGTATCCGAACGCGGAAGGAAGCGTCACGAACCTCAACATCGGTGTCGTTGATGCTGGCGACTGGCCATCGACAGTTCCCTCGAAAACAGTTCTTGAATGTCGCATTGGATGGCCACCGGGCGAAACACGAGAAGAGGTACGCGAGCAGGTCGAATCCGTAATCGCTGATGTCACAGAAGACGACAGCTGGCTCAGCGAACACCCTCCTGAACTCGAATGGTACGGGTGGAGTGCCGAACCTCACGAAGTCGATTCAGACGAAGAGATCGTTCAACTCGCAAAAGAACACGCTGAAGCCATTACTGGGCAAACCGGCTCTTTCGTAGGAGGACTTGCAGGTCTTGATGAGCGCTTCTACAATCACTACTACGATATTCCGTGCCCAAGTGTCGGACCCCGCGGAGACAATATCCATGGTGCCGATGAGTACGCCGAAATTGACTCGCTTGTCCAGACTGCTCAAACCGTTGCCCTCGCTGCAGTCGACTGGTGTGGTGTCGCCGAGCAGTGA